One Anaerolineae bacterium genomic window carries:
- a CDS encoding prenyltransferase — protein sequence MSRAARLIAFVALGRPHFLAGGVALYSSGAAGALYLGYPLDHEAFLWGLACALAIQWMTHYSNDYFDQAADAANLTPTLWSGGSRVLQRGVLAPIVALGAALAFVLVAMVSALVLALRLRAGPLTLPLVGVSLALAWAYSAPPFRLHSRGLGELAAGVVVGLCAPLAGSYFQARLLEPLTLLSAAPLFLLAFTMILAVHFPDAAGDASVGKRTLVVRLGGAHAARLHNAVLMAAYLVLVPLAALGLPASIVVATAAPAPLAAVQLWRLRRGAWRDPRRYTGIAFRAAFILGLTAACQLAGYLLSA from the coding sequence TTGTCTCGGGCCGCCCGCCTGATCGCCTTCGTCGCCCTGGGCCGCCCCCACTTCCTGGCCGGTGGCGTGGCGCTCTACAGCTCTGGTGCTGCTGGAGCGCTGTACCTCGGATACCCCCTGGACCACGAGGCGTTCCTCTGGGGGCTGGCCTGCGCTCTGGCTATCCAGTGGATGACCCATTACAGCAACGACTACTTCGACCAAGCCGCCGACGCCGCCAACCTCACCCCGACCCTCTGGTCCGGGGGCAGCCGGGTGCTGCAGCGCGGAGTCCTCGCTCCGATCGTGGCCCTGGGCGCTGCCCTCGCGTTCGTCCTGGTCGCTATGGTCTCAGCGCTGGTCCTGGCGCTTAGGCTCCGCGCCGGCCCTCTCACCCTGCCCTTGGTGGGAGTGAGCCTGGCCCTGGCCTGGGCCTACAGCGCCCCTCCCTTCCGGCTGCATTCCCGCGGGCTGGGCGAACTGGCCGCGGGCGTAGTGGTAGGCTTGTGCGCTCCCCTGGCCGGCAGCTACTTCCAGGCCCGCCTTTTGGAGCCACTGACGCTCCTGAGCGCCGCTCCCCTATTCCTTTTGGCCTTCACCATGATACTGGCGGTGCACTTCCCCGATGCCGCCGGCGATGCCTCCGTGGGCAAACGCACCCTGGTGGTGCGGCTGGGCGGGGCCCACGCCGCTCGCCTTCACAACGCCGTGCTGATGGCGGCTTACCTGGTCCTCGTGCCCCTGGCAGCGCTGGGCCTGCCTGCCTCCATCGTCGTCGCCACCGCTGCCCCCGCCCCCCTGGCAGCGGTGCAGCTCTGGCGCTTGCGCCGGGGAGCCTGGCGCGACCCCCGTCGCTACACCGGCATTGCCTTCCGAGCCGCCTTCATCTTGGGGCTGACCGCCGCCTGCCAGCTGGCCGGGTATCTCCTCTCTGCCTAG
- a CDS encoding lipoate--protein ligase family protein, producing MSSPRLPLYALGPVSWAESQAIYHAQAHLGLFGANVLWPTEPYVCIGRFQDLELEVDVSRCTERGLPIVRREVGGGAVYLDAGQVFYQLVLPYDRASLDYRALFRLGLDGVVLALGRLGVEAHVRGTNDVAVGGRKISGNGAGVVGQAAVVVGNILLDFDYHAMASVLRVPDEKFRDKAYRGMRENLISLADLNPTVTQHEVARELTRALVETLQHAFRLEPGERLPAEVTEAVPGTIERLTHYEWLHQVRRVRERRRLRLREGAELRENVWKAPGGLLRCHCALEDGRLTWVSFSGDVFAHPPEALALLARALEGVRAGEVREVAAAFLARSDVVLPGVSPEDVERVVQGSHGRDR from the coding sequence GTGAGCTCGCCGAGGCTTCCCCTCTACGCCCTCGGGCCGGTGAGCTGGGCCGAGAGCCAGGCCATCTATCACGCCCAGGCTCACCTGGGGCTCTTCGGGGCCAACGTCCTCTGGCCCACCGAGCCGTACGTGTGCATCGGCCGGTTCCAGGACCTGGAGCTGGAGGTGGACGTAAGTCGCTGCACCGAGCGGGGCCTTCCCATCGTGCGGCGGGAAGTCGGGGGCGGGGCCGTGTACCTGGATGCGGGCCAGGTCTTCTACCAACTGGTGCTGCCCTATGATCGAGCTTCGCTCGACTACCGGGCTCTCTTCCGGCTGGGCCTGGACGGAGTGGTGCTGGCGCTCGGCCGACTGGGGGTGGAAGCGCACGTTCGGGGAACCAACGACGTGGCCGTAGGCGGCAGGAAGATCTCGGGCAACGGGGCCGGGGTGGTGGGGCAGGCGGCCGTGGTGGTGGGCAACATCCTGCTCGATTTCGACTACCACGCCATGGCCTCGGTCCTGCGCGTGCCTGACGAGAAGTTCCGGGACAAGGCCTACCGCGGTATGCGGGAGAACCTGATCAGTCTAGCTGACCTCAATCCCACCGTCACGCAGCATGAGGTGGCTCGGGAGCTGACCCGGGCTCTGGTCGAGACACTGCAGCATGCGTTCAGGCTCGAGCCCGGCGAGCGATTGCCGGCAGAGGTCACGGAGGCGGTGCCGGGCACCATCGAGCGCCTGACCCACTACGAGTGGCTGCATCAGGTCAGGAGGGTGCGAGAACGGCGGCGGCTGCGGCTTCGCGAGGGGGCGGAGTTGCGGGAGAACGTGTGGAAGGCGCCGGGCGGCCTGCTGCGCTGCCACTGTGCTCTGGAGGACGGCAGATTGACCTGGGTGTCGTTCTCCGGGGACGTCTTCGCCCATCCGCCCGAGGCGCTGGCACTGCTGGCGCGAGCGCTGGAAGGAGTGCGTGCGGGCGAAGTACGGGAAGTGGCCGCCGCCTTCCTGGCTCGGTCGGACGTGGTCCTTCCGGGGGTATCTCCCGAAGACGTGGAACGCGTCGTGCAGGGCTCTCACGGCCGAGATCGGTGA
- a CDS encoding flavin reductase family protein, translating to MAKRQLGPTTHLFPMPTLLVAVKTGEASANVVTIAWAGIVGGDPPMMALDIAQSHYSAPFIDREGNFTVNVPNSSQAVEADYCGIVSGRQDPDKAKTCGWTMSPSTLISSPMIAECPLNFECRVVRKVEAGESVFYLAEVLETHVDERVLDSKGGIDAVLLDPLIFTPDGQYFRLGQPVAKAFSVGKSLKKKGH from the coding sequence ATGGCCAAGCGACAACTCGGACCGACCACCCATCTCTTTCCCATGCCGACGTTGCTGGTAGCGGTGAAGACCGGCGAGGCCAGCGCCAATGTGGTCACCATCGCCTGGGCAGGCATTGTGGGTGGAGATCCGCCCATGATGGCCCTCGATATCGCTCAGAGCCACTACTCCGCCCCCTTCATAGACCGGGAGGGCAACTTCACCGTCAACGTTCCCAATAGCTCCCAGGCGGTCGAAGCCGACTACTGCGGGATCGTGTCCGGGCGGCAGGACCCCGATAAGGCGAAGACTTGCGGTTGGACCATGTCCCCATCCACGCTGATCTCGTCGCCCATGATTGCCGAGTGTCCGCTCAACTTCGAGTGCCGAGTGGTGCGCAAGGTGGAAGCGGGAGAGAGTGTCTTCTATCTGGCGGAGGTGCTGGAGACACACGTGGACGAGAGGGTCCTGGACTCCAAGGGCGGGATCGACGCGGTGCTGCTGGATCCGCTCATCTTCACGCCCGACGGACAGTACTTCCGGCTGGGCCAGCCGGTGGCTAAGGCGTTCTCGGTGGGCAAGAGCCTGAAGAAGAAGGGGCATTAG
- a CDS encoding glycine cleavage system protein H, with the protein MKIGKYEFPDDLYYDATHNWARVEAGEVVQGMSAFGQALAGEIVYVEPAAFGREVAQGAPMFSIESGKWVGRINATVSGEVLAFNHELEWEPERVNRDPYGRGWMVRIRPASLEEDLARLLRPDTDEFRAFIAAEREKYGL; encoded by the coding sequence ATGAAGATCGGCAAGTACGAGTTTCCTGATGACCTCTACTACGATGCCACCCACAACTGGGCTCGGGTGGAGGCGGGCGAAGTGGTGCAGGGTATGTCCGCCTTCGGCCAGGCCCTGGCGGGGGAGATCGTCTATGTGGAACCGGCTGCCTTCGGGCGGGAGGTGGCCCAGGGGGCACCCATGTTCTCCATCGAGTCCGGGAAGTGGGTGGGACGCATCAACGCTACTGTCAGCGGCGAGGTGCTGGCGTTCAACCACGAGCTGGAGTGGGAGCCGGAGCGGGTCAACCGAGATCCCTACGGCCGAGGGTGGATGGTGCGGATACGCCCCGCCTCACTGGAGGAGGACCTGGCCCGGCTGCTCCGCCCCGATACCGACGAGTTCCGCGCCTTCATCGCCGCCGAGCGGGAGAAGTACGGCCTGTGA
- a CDS encoding ThuA domain-containing protein: MRKALIVWGGWEGHEPRQCADIFAPILEEEGFEVEVSNTLDVYLDSAKMQALSLVVPIWTMGTITKEQEKGLLDAIRGGVGIAGWHGGMGDSFRQNTEYQFMVGGQWVSHPDGITDYVVNIVDHEDPVTRGIPDFAMHSEQYYMHVDPSNRVLATTTFDSPVVPWIKGTVMPVVWKRMWGKGRVFYSSLGHVAADFDVPEAREIQRRGMLWAAL, translated from the coding sequence GTGAGAAAGGCGTTGATAGTGTGGGGAGGCTGGGAAGGGCACGAGCCCAGGCAATGCGCCGACATCTTCGCTCCCATCCTGGAGGAGGAGGGGTTCGAGGTCGAGGTGTCGAACACCCTGGACGTGTACCTGGACTCGGCCAAGATGCAGGCGCTGAGCCTCGTGGTGCCCATCTGGACCATGGGCACTATCACCAAGGAGCAGGAGAAAGGGCTCCTCGACGCCATCCGGGGAGGTGTGGGCATCGCCGGGTGGCACGGGGGCATGGGTGATTCCTTCCGCCAGAACACGGAGTACCAGTTCATGGTGGGTGGGCAGTGGGTATCGCACCCGGATGGGATCACGGATTACGTGGTCAACATCGTGGACCACGAGGATCCGGTGACCAGGGGGATCCCGGACTTCGCCATGCACTCGGAGCAGTACTACATGCACGTGGATCCCTCGAACAGGGTTCTCGCCACCACTACCTTCGACAGCCCGGTGGTGCCCTGGATCAAGGGCACCGTCATGCCGGTGGTCTGGAAGCGGATGTGGGGCAAGGGAAGGGTGTTCTACTCCTCCCTGGGGCATGTGGCGGCCGACTTCGACGTCCCCGAGGCCAGGGAGATTCAGCGGCGCGGGATGCTCTGGGCCGCGCTCTAG
- a CDS encoding serine acetyltransferase: MQVIRTLLFPGYYEEGAIEEMALPYITGQRAVWVYKHLSTEIHRCLCFECREHDRCDQIPECRQKAESIALDLLRALPGIRAQLLLDVEATLAGDPAAASANEVILAYPGIAAITVHRVAHFLHRREVPLLPRIMSEYIHHRTGIDIHPGATIGASFAIDHGTGVVIGETTQIGDRVKIYQGVTLGALSVSRALRGHKRHPTIEDDVIIYSGATILGGDTVIGRGSIIGGNVWLVESVPPYCKVYNSRSAQEPIVSRRALVDSG, from the coding sequence ATGCAGGTGATACGGACCCTCCTCTTCCCGGGCTACTACGAGGAGGGAGCCATCGAGGAGATGGCTCTGCCCTACATCACCGGCCAAAGAGCCGTCTGGGTGTACAAACATCTTAGCACCGAGATCCATCGGTGCCTGTGCTTCGAGTGCCGTGAGCACGACCGGTGCGACCAGATCCCAGAGTGCCGCCAGAAGGCTGAGAGCATCGCCCTGGACTTGCTTCGTGCCCTGCCCGGGATTCGGGCCCAGCTACTATTGGACGTGGAAGCTACCCTAGCGGGGGATCCCGCAGCCGCCAGCGCCAATGAGGTCATCCTGGCCTATCCCGGTATCGCCGCCATCACCGTGCACCGGGTGGCCCACTTCCTCCATCGCCGGGAGGTGCCCCTCCTGCCTCGGATCATGAGCGAGTACATCCACCATCGCACCGGCATAGATATCCATCCCGGGGCCACCATAGGTGCCTCCTTCGCCATAGACCACGGCACCGGAGTAGTCATCGGCGAAACCACCCAGATCGGCGACCGGGTCAAGATCTACCAGGGAGTCACCCTGGGCGCCCTAAGCGTCTCTCGCGCTCTGCGCGGGCACAAGCGGCACCCCACCATCGAGGACGACGTCATCATCTACTCCGGCGCCACCATACTGGGCGGCGACACCGTTATCGGCCGGGGCTCCATCATTGGAGGCAACGTGTGGCTGGTGGAGTCTGTGCCACCCTACTGCAAGGTCTACAACTCGCGTTCCGCCCAGGAGCCCATCGTCTCTCGCAGGGCCTTGGTGGACAGCGGCTAG